A single window of Rhodamnia argentea isolate NSW1041297 chromosome 5, ASM2092103v1, whole genome shotgun sequence DNA harbors:
- the LOC115743656 gene encoding uncharacterized protein LOC115743656, producing MLLLHRTSFLCLGLPKPQFIFASAPRDSASVRSDKAKVLPFGRCRYRRLCSVNGDGNAYSPSEAESSCPNEEGIDHSGRREGGPLASNETLKKLKRYGIAGILSYGLLNTAYYLSTFLLVWFYFAPAPGRMGYLAAVERFIKVMAMVWAGSQVTKLIRAGGALALAPFVDRGLSWFTTTYKFESQEKAFLAIVGFCFGLAVLLFLAVTLISA from the exons atgCTTCTCCTGCACAGAACCTCCTTCCTCTGCCTCGGCCTTCCCAAACCTCAG TTCATCTTCGCAAGCGCTCCAAGGGATTCCGCAAGCGTTCGCTCGGATAAGGCGAAGGTTCTCCCCTTCGGTCGGTGCCGGTACCGACGGCTCTGCTCAGTTAACGGCGACGGCAAT GCTTACAGTCCATCAGAGGCAGAAAGTAGCTGCCCCAATGAAGAAGGCATTGACCACAGTGGAAGACGCGAGGGCGGACCCCTGGCGTCGAATGA gacactgaagaaattgaagagatatgGAATAGCTGGGATATTGTCCTATGGGTTGTTGAACACTGCTTACTACCTTTCAACATTTCTTCTGGTCTG GTTTTACTTTGCACCGGCACCAGGAAGAATGGGCTACCTTGCTGCGGTTGAAAG ATTCATCAAGGTAATGGCCATGGTTTGGGCTGGAAGCCAAGTCACAAAGCTTATAAGAGCCGGAGG GGCCCTCGCTCTTGCGCCTTTTGTAGACAGAGGATTGTCCTGGTTTACTACAACATACAAATTTGAATCTCAGGAGAAG GCATTCTTGGCAATCGTGGGTTTTTGCTTTGGCCTGGCCGTCTTGCTGTTTTTGGCTGTGACACTGATCTCAGCGTGA
- the LOC115743653 gene encoding dnaJ homolog subfamily C member 2, whose amino-acid sequence MAIQTSRLISYSDEIIGGQPIFVASNCLPVKALKFEPAGHAFHAAAMKLLGCEEEDVDASDQTVVGDKEQTSMPSFDSYSSKGKKKAGSGSKQQDHYALLGLSHLRYLATEDQIKKSYRETALKYHPDKQAALLLAEETEAGKQAKKDEIESHFKAIQEAYEVLIDPVKRRIYDSTDEFDDEIPTDCAPQDFFKVFSPAFMRNGRWSVNRQVPSLGDDNTPIKEVDNFYDFWYSFRSWREFPHADEFDLEQAESRDHRRWMERQNAKLSEKARKEEYARVRTLVDNAYKRDPRILRRKEEQRAERQRKKEAKYMAKKLQEEEAARVAEEEKRRKEEDEKRAAEAVLQQKKVKEREKKLLRKERTRLRTISAPIISQHLLGLSEDDVETLCMSLDIEALRSLCDQMEGREGLERAEVLRNAQGGNPDLEDKKQGDKKNEQRNSSMEVNGSVSLSNFEKKEKPWGKEEIELLKKGMQKYPKGTSHRWEVISEYIGTGRSVEEILKATKTVLLQKPDASKAFDSFLEKRKPAQSIVSPLTTREEVGVTVTHTTESPTVKMDNGEASSRNLVNNQNPDDFVSENGNASGSEQDVWSAVQERALVQALKTFPKETNQRWERVAAAVPGKTVNQCKKKFALLKENFRSKKSTV is encoded by the coding sequence ATGGCGATTCAAACAAGCAGGCTCATTTCCTACTCAGACGAGATTATTGGCGGACAGCCAATTTTTGTGGCTTCAAATTGCCTTCCTGTGAAGGCTTTAAAATTTGAACCTGCTGGACACGCCTTCCATGCTGCTGCTATGAAGCTCCTCGGTTGTGAGGAGGAAGATGTGGATGCTTCTGATCAGACAGTTGTCGGGGATAAAGAGCAGACGAGCATGCCATCATTTGATTCATATAGCagcaaaggtaaaaagaaagctGGTTCGGGGAGCAAGCAGCAAGATCATTATGCTTTGTTGGGTTTGAGCCATCTGAGGTATCTTGCAACAGAAGATCAAATTAAGAAAAGTTACAGAGAGACGGCACTGAAGTATCACCCTGACAAACAGGCCGCACTGCTTCTAGCTGAGGAAACTGAAGCTGGAAAACAAGCTAAGAAGGATGAAATTGAAAGCCACTTCAAGGCCATCCAAGAAGCGTATGAGGTTTTGATTGATCCTGTGAAGAGGAGAATCTATGATTCTACAGATGAGTTTGATGATGAAATACCTACTGATTGTGCTCCGCAGGACTTCTTTAAGGTATTTTCTCCTGCTTTCATGAGGAATGGTCGATGGTCAGTTAACCGGCAAGTCCCATCATTAGGTGATGATAATACACCAATTAAGGAGGTGGACAATTTCTATGACTTTTGGTACTCTTTTAGAAGCTGGAGAGAGTTTCCCCATGCTGACGAGTTCGATCTTGAGCAAGCAGAATCTCGTGACCATAGGAGGTGGATGGAGAGGCAGAATGCAAAGCTCTCAGAAAAAGCTCGAAAGGAAGAATATGCACGGGTACGTACTCTTGTTGATAATGCCTACAAGAGAGATCCAAGGATACTGAGGAGAAAGGAGGAGCAGAGAGCAGAGAGGCAGAGGAAAAAAGAGGCCAAGTATATGGCAAAGAAGTTGCAGGAGGAAGAAGCTGCCAGAGTTGCTGAAGAAGAGAAACGCCGGAAAGAGGAGGATGAAAAGCGGGCTGCTGAAGCTGTGTTACAGCAGAAGAaggtgaaagagagagaaaagaagcttTTACGCAAAGAGAGGACACGCCTTCGTACAATTTCGGCTCCTATCATATCCCAGCATTTGCTTGGTCTTTCTGAAGATGATGTGGAAACACTTTGTATGTCCCTTGATATTGAGGCGCTGAGGAGCTTATGTGATCAGATGGAAGGCAGAGAAGGCTTAGAACGTGCAGAAGTTCTCAGAAATGCGCAAGGGGGCAATCCTGACTTGGAGGATAAAAAACAAGGCGATAAGAAGAATGAGCAACGGAATAGTTCTATGGAGGTGAATGGCAGCGTCTCATTAAGCAActttgagaaaaaggagaaacctTGGGGAAAAGAAGAGATCGAGCTCTTGAAGAAAGGAATGCAAAAGTATCCCAAAGGAACATCTCATAGGTGGGAGGTCATATCAGAGTACATAGGTACTGGAAGATCAGTGGAAGAAATTCTGAAGGCAACGAAAACGGTGCTTCTCCAAAAGCCGGATGCTTCCAAAGCTTTTGATTCATTTCTTGAGAAAAGGAAACCAGCGCAGTCAATTGTATCTCCACTTACAACTAGAGAAGAAGTAGGAGTAACAGTTACCCACACAACTGAAAGCCCTACTGTCAAGATGGACAATGGAGAAGCATCTTCGAGAAACCTTGTGAATAACCAGAATCCCGATGATTTTGTCTCTGAAAACGGCAATGCTTCAGGTTCGGAACAAGATGTTTGGTCTGCTGTTCAAGAAAGGGCACTAGTACAGGCACTAAAGACTTTCCCTAAGGAAACCAATCAGAGGTGGGAGCGAGTTGCAGCTGCAGTTCCTGGGAAGACTGTGAACCAATGcaagaaaaaatttgcattGCTGAAGGAGAACTTCAGAAGCAAGAAAAGCACGGTATAA
- the LOC115743754 gene encoding proline-rich receptor-like protein kinase PERK15 isoform X1 — translation MSFEVQRVVVIVDASKDVSLSAIKWALPGLPLQPGDTLMLLGVLHQVINPSTLSKAGKLLGYKSKVDSRSIFGANHKTVREEVARKKEEYMNNKELEKLYQEYKNAEIDFLIDVKAGASTKVVAVKAAKSFKATWVILDRHLKKDKKYLMENLSCGIARVTSNNRIEKLKGQKASVNSKMSTSKSTGESRSSPGHVTYYEMLPSGTEDEFSPRIRLGNTEASTSSFTEDQGSPLYFRDEETTTNTEHETAGEQSPLLAADVQEEDKTNPGSGFSLEDSQIHPSNKNSDRMEDRQQDEQFKNPICSFCKNRRPKVGWKRDFTYAELQAATEGFSPKNFLSEGGFGSVYRGKLNGLKIAVKQHKSASFQGEKEFKSEVNILSTARHENLVMLLGSCSEGNQRLLVYEYVCNGSLDQHLSIHSRRILTWDKRVRIALGAAKGLQYLHEKNIIHRDMRPNNILVTHDFVSLLGDFGLAKTRHEDSEYSSETRVVGSLGYLAPEYAECGKVSTKTDVYSFGVILLQLITGRKTTDKSLEGKSLVGWARPLLKERNYPDLIDGRIGESHDVYQLFWMVRVAEKCLSKDPQKRMTMDAVVDALTYIMEGKSVGCIRDFSPAQSDSVSSMPDSTESPSDDRSFNGDKAPAHGMGYASGRLPPSRSMKPTSSGTSSSGAQSAASGETTSTTSGEIFGDTNAESSNH, via the exons ATGTcctttgaagttcaaagggTGGTGGTGATCGTGGATGCCTCGAAAGATGTCAGCCTGAGTGCAATCAAATGGGCCCTTCCAGGCTTACCACTTCAGCCTGGAGATACGCTCATGCTTCTTGGAGTTCTCCACCAGGTTATTAATCCTAGTACGTTATCAAAGGCTGGAAAACTGC TGGGCTACAAGAGCAAAGTGGATTCAAGGTCCATATTTGGAGCAAATCATAAGACCGTAAGGGAAGAAGTTGCACGAAAGAAGGAAGAGTACATGAATAATAAGGAACTTGAGAAGCTATATCAAGAGTACAAGAATGCAGAG ATCGACTTCCTAATAGATGTGAAAGCTGGAGCTTCGACTAAAGTTGTTGCTGTAAAGGCTGCCAAGAGTTTTAAGGCAACATGGGTGATACTTGACAG GCACTTGAAGAAGGATAAGAAGTACCTCATGGAAAATCTTTCATGTGGAATAGCAAGGGTAACAAGCAATAACCGCATTGAAAAGTTGAAAGGGCAAAAAGCCAGTGTAAACAGTAAAATGTCCACCAGTAAAAGCACTGGTGAGAGTAGAAGCTCTCCAGGTCATGTCACATATTATGAAATGCTACCCAGCGGCACAGAGGATGAATTTTCTCCCAGGA TTAGACTGGGCAACACTGAAGCCTCGACTTCTAGTTTTACTGAGGACCAGGGCTCCCCACTGTACTTCCGCGACGAGGAGACTACCACAAACACAGAACATGAAACTGCCGGAGAGCAATCCCCTTTACTTGCTGCAGACGTGCAAGAGGAAGATAAGACAAATCCAGGTAGTGGATTCAGTCTGGAAGATTCACAGATACATCCCAGCAACAAGAACAGTGATCGCATGGAAGATCGTCAACAAGATGAGCAGTTTAAAAACCCCATATGCTCATTTTGCAAGAATAGACGTCCAAAAGTCGGATGGAAGAGAGACTTCACTTATGCAGAGCTCCAAGCTGCCACAGAAGGATTCTCTCCAAAGAACTTCCTCTCGGAAGGTGGCTTTGGTTCTGTCTATAGAGGAAAGCTGAATGGGCTGAAAATTGCTGTTAAGCAACATAAAAGTGCCAGTTTTCAAGGGGAGAAGGAATTCAAATCTGAAGTTAACATACTCAGTACAGCCAGGCACGAAAATTTGGTCATGCTGTTAGGATCATGTTCAGAAGGGAATCAACGATTGCTTGTATATGAGTATGTCTGCAATGGTTCTCTGGATCAGCATCTGTCCA TACACTCTCGCAGAATCCTTACTTGGGACAAAAGGGTGAGAATAGCCTTGGGAGCCGCAAAAGGTTTGCAATATCTTCATGAGAAGAACATCATCCACAGAGATATGAGACCAAACAACATCCTAGTGACGCATGATTTTGTATCACTG CTAGGAGATTTTGGTCTTGCAAAAACTCGACATGAAGACTCGGAATACAGCTCTGAGACAAGAGTTGTTGGAAGTCTAGGATACTTAGCCCCCGAATATGCAGAATGTGGGAAAGTTTCCACCAAGACGGACGTGTACTCCTTTGGGGTCATTCTGTTGCAGCTGATAACAGGACGGAAGACCACAGATAAATCTCTTGAAGGAAAAAGTCTTGTAGGATGG GCACGACCGCTATTAAAAGAACGAAACTATCCAGATCTTATTGATGGCAGGATTGGGGAGTCCCATGACGTCTACCAACTGTTTTGGATGGTTCGAGTAGCAGAAAAATGTCTCAGCAAGGATCCTCAAAAGAGGATGACCATGGATGCG GTAGTTGATGCATTGACTTACATAATGGAAGGCAAGTCAGTTGGCTgcatcagagacttctccccaGCACAATCAGATTCAGTCAGTAGCATGCCAGACTCCACTGAATCTCCATCCGACGATAGAAGCTTCAATGGGGACAAAGCACCGGCACATGGCATGGGTTATGCGAGTGGAAGGCTCCCACCATCACGTTCCATGAAACCCACATCTTCTGGAACTTCCTCAAGTGGTGCACAGAGCGCAGCTAGTGGCGAAACGACCAGCACAACGAGCGGAGAAATATTTGGGGACACCAATGCAGAATCTTCTAATCATTAG
- the LOC115743754 gene encoding proline-rich receptor-like protein kinase PERK15 isoform X2 — protein sequence MSFEVQRVVVIVDASKDVSLSAIKWALPGLPLQPGDTLMLLGVLHQVINPSTLSKAGKLLGYKSKVDSREEVARKKEEYMNNKELEKLYQEYKNAEIDFLIDVKAGASTKVVAVKAAKSFKATWVILDRHLKKDKKYLMENLSCGIARVTSNNRIEKLKGQKASVNSKMSTSKSTGESRSSPGHVTYYEMLPSGTEDEFSPRIRLGNTEASTSSFTEDQGSPLYFRDEETTTNTEHETAGEQSPLLAADVQEEDKTNPGSGFSLEDSQIHPSNKNSDRMEDRQQDEQFKNPICSFCKNRRPKVGWKRDFTYAELQAATEGFSPKNFLSEGGFGSVYRGKLNGLKIAVKQHKSASFQGEKEFKSEVNILSTARHENLVMLLGSCSEGNQRLLVYEYVCNGSLDQHLSIHSRRILTWDKRVRIALGAAKGLQYLHEKNIIHRDMRPNNILVTHDFVSLLGDFGLAKTRHEDSEYSSETRVVGSLGYLAPEYAECGKVSTKTDVYSFGVILLQLITGRKTTDKSLEGKSLVGWARPLLKERNYPDLIDGRIGESHDVYQLFWMVRVAEKCLSKDPQKRMTMDAVVDALTYIMEGKSVGCIRDFSPAQSDSVSSMPDSTESPSDDRSFNGDKAPAHGMGYASGRLPPSRSMKPTSSGTSSSGAQSAASGETTSTTSGEIFGDTNAESSNH from the exons ATGTcctttgaagttcaaagggTGGTGGTGATCGTGGATGCCTCGAAAGATGTCAGCCTGAGTGCAATCAAATGGGCCCTTCCAGGCTTACCACTTCAGCCTGGAGATACGCTCATGCTTCTTGGAGTTCTCCACCAGGTTATTAATCCTAGTACGTTATCAAAGGCTGGAAAACTGC TGGGCTACAAGAGCAAAGTGGATTCAAG GGAAGAAGTTGCACGAAAGAAGGAAGAGTACATGAATAATAAGGAACTTGAGAAGCTATATCAAGAGTACAAGAATGCAGAG ATCGACTTCCTAATAGATGTGAAAGCTGGAGCTTCGACTAAAGTTGTTGCTGTAAAGGCTGCCAAGAGTTTTAAGGCAACATGGGTGATACTTGACAG GCACTTGAAGAAGGATAAGAAGTACCTCATGGAAAATCTTTCATGTGGAATAGCAAGGGTAACAAGCAATAACCGCATTGAAAAGTTGAAAGGGCAAAAAGCCAGTGTAAACAGTAAAATGTCCACCAGTAAAAGCACTGGTGAGAGTAGAAGCTCTCCAGGTCATGTCACATATTATGAAATGCTACCCAGCGGCACAGAGGATGAATTTTCTCCCAGGA TTAGACTGGGCAACACTGAAGCCTCGACTTCTAGTTTTACTGAGGACCAGGGCTCCCCACTGTACTTCCGCGACGAGGAGACTACCACAAACACAGAACATGAAACTGCCGGAGAGCAATCCCCTTTACTTGCTGCAGACGTGCAAGAGGAAGATAAGACAAATCCAGGTAGTGGATTCAGTCTGGAAGATTCACAGATACATCCCAGCAACAAGAACAGTGATCGCATGGAAGATCGTCAACAAGATGAGCAGTTTAAAAACCCCATATGCTCATTTTGCAAGAATAGACGTCCAAAAGTCGGATGGAAGAGAGACTTCACTTATGCAGAGCTCCAAGCTGCCACAGAAGGATTCTCTCCAAAGAACTTCCTCTCGGAAGGTGGCTTTGGTTCTGTCTATAGAGGAAAGCTGAATGGGCTGAAAATTGCTGTTAAGCAACATAAAAGTGCCAGTTTTCAAGGGGAGAAGGAATTCAAATCTGAAGTTAACATACTCAGTACAGCCAGGCACGAAAATTTGGTCATGCTGTTAGGATCATGTTCAGAAGGGAATCAACGATTGCTTGTATATGAGTATGTCTGCAATGGTTCTCTGGATCAGCATCTGTCCA TACACTCTCGCAGAATCCTTACTTGGGACAAAAGGGTGAGAATAGCCTTGGGAGCCGCAAAAGGTTTGCAATATCTTCATGAGAAGAACATCATCCACAGAGATATGAGACCAAACAACATCCTAGTGACGCATGATTTTGTATCACTG CTAGGAGATTTTGGTCTTGCAAAAACTCGACATGAAGACTCGGAATACAGCTCTGAGACAAGAGTTGTTGGAAGTCTAGGATACTTAGCCCCCGAATATGCAGAATGTGGGAAAGTTTCCACCAAGACGGACGTGTACTCCTTTGGGGTCATTCTGTTGCAGCTGATAACAGGACGGAAGACCACAGATAAATCTCTTGAAGGAAAAAGTCTTGTAGGATGG GCACGACCGCTATTAAAAGAACGAAACTATCCAGATCTTATTGATGGCAGGATTGGGGAGTCCCATGACGTCTACCAACTGTTTTGGATGGTTCGAGTAGCAGAAAAATGTCTCAGCAAGGATCCTCAAAAGAGGATGACCATGGATGCG GTAGTTGATGCATTGACTTACATAATGGAAGGCAAGTCAGTTGGCTgcatcagagacttctccccaGCACAATCAGATTCAGTCAGTAGCATGCCAGACTCCACTGAATCTCCATCCGACGATAGAAGCTTCAATGGGGACAAAGCACCGGCACATGGCATGGGTTATGCGAGTGGAAGGCTCCCACCATCACGTTCCATGAAACCCACATCTTCTGGAACTTCCTCAAGTGGTGCACAGAGCGCAGCTAGTGGCGAAACGACCAGCACAACGAGCGGAGAAATATTTGGGGACACCAATGCAGAATCTTCTAATCATTAG
- the LOC115743754 gene encoding PTI1-like tyrosine-protein kinase 1 isoform X3 has product MNNKELEKLYQEYKNAEIDFLIDVKAGASTKVVAVKAAKSFKATWVILDRHLKKDKKYLMENLSCGIARVTSNNRIEKLKGQKASVNSKMSTSKSTGESRSSPGHVTYYEMLPSGTEDEFSPRIRLGNTEASTSSFTEDQGSPLYFRDEETTTNTEHETAGEQSPLLAADVQEEDKTNPGSGFSLEDSQIHPSNKNSDRMEDRQQDEQFKNPICSFCKNRRPKVGWKRDFTYAELQAATEGFSPKNFLSEGGFGSVYRGKLNGLKIAVKQHKSASFQGEKEFKSEVNILSTARHENLVMLLGSCSEGNQRLLVYEYVCNGSLDQHLSIHSRRILTWDKRVRIALGAAKGLQYLHEKNIIHRDMRPNNILVTHDFVSLLGDFGLAKTRHEDSEYSSETRVVGSLGYLAPEYAECGKVSTKTDVYSFGVILLQLITGRKTTDKSLEGKSLVGWARPLLKERNYPDLIDGRIGESHDVYQLFWMVRVAEKCLSKDPQKRMTMDAVVDALTYIMEGKSVGCIRDFSPAQSDSVSSMPDSTESPSDDRSFNGDKAPAHGMGYASGRLPPSRSMKPTSSGTSSSGAQSAASGETTSTTSGEIFGDTNAESSNH; this is encoded by the exons ATGAATAATAAGGAACTTGAGAAGCTATATCAAGAGTACAAGAATGCAGAG ATCGACTTCCTAATAGATGTGAAAGCTGGAGCTTCGACTAAAGTTGTTGCTGTAAAGGCTGCCAAGAGTTTTAAGGCAACATGGGTGATACTTGACAG GCACTTGAAGAAGGATAAGAAGTACCTCATGGAAAATCTTTCATGTGGAATAGCAAGGGTAACAAGCAATAACCGCATTGAAAAGTTGAAAGGGCAAAAAGCCAGTGTAAACAGTAAAATGTCCACCAGTAAAAGCACTGGTGAGAGTAGAAGCTCTCCAGGTCATGTCACATATTATGAAATGCTACCCAGCGGCACAGAGGATGAATTTTCTCCCAGGA TTAGACTGGGCAACACTGAAGCCTCGACTTCTAGTTTTACTGAGGACCAGGGCTCCCCACTGTACTTCCGCGACGAGGAGACTACCACAAACACAGAACATGAAACTGCCGGAGAGCAATCCCCTTTACTTGCTGCAGACGTGCAAGAGGAAGATAAGACAAATCCAGGTAGTGGATTCAGTCTGGAAGATTCACAGATACATCCCAGCAACAAGAACAGTGATCGCATGGAAGATCGTCAACAAGATGAGCAGTTTAAAAACCCCATATGCTCATTTTGCAAGAATAGACGTCCAAAAGTCGGATGGAAGAGAGACTTCACTTATGCAGAGCTCCAAGCTGCCACAGAAGGATTCTCTCCAAAGAACTTCCTCTCGGAAGGTGGCTTTGGTTCTGTCTATAGAGGAAAGCTGAATGGGCTGAAAATTGCTGTTAAGCAACATAAAAGTGCCAGTTTTCAAGGGGAGAAGGAATTCAAATCTGAAGTTAACATACTCAGTACAGCCAGGCACGAAAATTTGGTCATGCTGTTAGGATCATGTTCAGAAGGGAATCAACGATTGCTTGTATATGAGTATGTCTGCAATGGTTCTCTGGATCAGCATCTGTCCA TACACTCTCGCAGAATCCTTACTTGGGACAAAAGGGTGAGAATAGCCTTGGGAGCCGCAAAAGGTTTGCAATATCTTCATGAGAAGAACATCATCCACAGAGATATGAGACCAAACAACATCCTAGTGACGCATGATTTTGTATCACTG CTAGGAGATTTTGGTCTTGCAAAAACTCGACATGAAGACTCGGAATACAGCTCTGAGACAAGAGTTGTTGGAAGTCTAGGATACTTAGCCCCCGAATATGCAGAATGTGGGAAAGTTTCCACCAAGACGGACGTGTACTCCTTTGGGGTCATTCTGTTGCAGCTGATAACAGGACGGAAGACCACAGATAAATCTCTTGAAGGAAAAAGTCTTGTAGGATGG GCACGACCGCTATTAAAAGAACGAAACTATCCAGATCTTATTGATGGCAGGATTGGGGAGTCCCATGACGTCTACCAACTGTTTTGGATGGTTCGAGTAGCAGAAAAATGTCTCAGCAAGGATCCTCAAAAGAGGATGACCATGGATGCG GTAGTTGATGCATTGACTTACATAATGGAAGGCAAGTCAGTTGGCTgcatcagagacttctccccaGCACAATCAGATTCAGTCAGTAGCATGCCAGACTCCACTGAATCTCCATCCGACGATAGAAGCTTCAATGGGGACAAAGCACCGGCACATGGCATGGGTTATGCGAGTGGAAGGCTCCCACCATCACGTTCCATGAAACCCACATCTTCTGGAACTTCCTCAAGTGGTGCACAGAGCGCAGCTAGTGGCGAAACGACCAGCACAACGAGCGGAGAAATATTTGGGGACACCAATGCAGAATCTTCTAATCATTAG
- the LOC115743755 gene encoding transcription factor MYB33-like yields MSHATFESDDGVLSQDQIGSPLMDKGKSGGSADGGSVLKKGPWTSAEDAILVDYVKKHGEGNWNAVQKFSGLSRCGKSCRLRWANHLRPNLKKGAFSAEEERLIVELHAKMGNKWARMAAHLPGRTDNEIKNYWNTRIKRRQRAGLPLYPSELCVQALQDGQQGQTFCRMTNGNKGHHDILQSGGYEIPDVVFDSLKVNHGVLPYVPEISDISATSLLMKGLASSQYGGLVPPTMPRHKRLRQSASFYPGYAGIFKDAFPSMHQFEDDSREKLSRSIVHPFQMDHDPDKNPLSFGVVQGSHSFSNGNSSTSEPSYEALKLELPSLQYSETDLGSWDTSSSPPTLLESVDNFILSPARTGKADSECLSPRNSGLLDALVYESKTMSSAKNNSPEKSSNSSALTPGDISSSTLDICKSEWEEYGDPISPLGHSASSVFNSCTPMSTSGSSLDEQPHPDTLTAFNMPEPLNQFQSPDSKHEIPARCDVMRPDALLASDWFGLGSGSLKDQSAISDSMVSLLGDDLCNDYKQSIGTCTSDQGWRLNSCAWNNMPSACQMPELP; encoded by the exons ATGAGCCACGCAACATTTGAGAGTGATGATGGGGTACTCTCCCAGGATCAGATTGGCTCCCCTTTGATGGATAAAGGTAAGAGTGGAGGAAGTGCAGATGGCGGATCAGTTCTGAAGAAAGGTCCATGGACGTCTGCCGAAGATGCTATTTTGGTGGACTATGTCAAGAAGCATGGGGAGGGAAATTGGAATGCTGTTCAAAAGTTCTCAGGGCTTTCTCGTTGCGGCAAGAGTTGCCGGTTGCGATGGGCAAATCACTTGCGGCCAAACTTGAAGAAAGGAGCATTTTCTGCGGAGGAAGAAAGACTCATTGTGGAACTCCATGCAAAAATGGGAAACAAATGGGCTCGCATGGCTGCACAT CTGCCTGGCCGTACAGATAACGAGATAAAGAACTATTGGAACACGCGAATCAAGAGACGTCAACGTGCTGGCTTACCACTTTATCCTTCTGAGTTGTGCGTGCAAGCGCTGCAGGATGGTCAACAAGGTCAGACATTTTGCAGAATGACCAACGGGAATAAAGGCCATCATGACATCTTGCAGAGCGGTGGCTATGAGATTCCGGATGTTGTTTTTGACAGTTTAAAGGTCAACCACGGTGTCTTACCTTATGTTCCTGAAATTTCCGACATTTCTGCGACCAGCTTGCTGATGAAAGGTCTTGCTTCTTCTCAATATGGTGGTTTAGTGCCGCCAACAATGCCTCGTCACAAACGTCTTCGTCAATCAGCATCCTTTTACCCTGGCTATGCTGGTATTTTCAAAGATGCGTTCCCCTCGATGCATCAATTTGAGGATGATTCCCGTGAGAAACTTTCTCGATCTATTGTCCATCCTTTTCAGATGGATCATGATCCAGATAAGAACCCACTGTCCTTTGGTGTGGTTCAAGGTAGCCATTCCTTTTCAAATGGCAATTCCTCTACTTCTGAGCCCTCTTATGAGGCTTTGAAGTTGGAGCTCCCTTCACTCCAATATTCTGAAACTGATTTGGGTAGCTGGGACACTTCTTCGTCCCCTCCTACTTTACTTGAATCAGTGGACAATTTTATCCTGTCTCCGGCTAGAACTGGAAAGGCTGATTCAGAGTGTCTCTCTCCTCGTAATAGTGGGCTGCTGGATGCTTTAGTTTACGAGTCAAAGACTATGAGCAGTGCCAAAAATAATTCACctgaaaaaagttcaaattcatctgCTTTGACGCCTGGTGATATAAGCAGTTCCACCTTGGATATTTGCAAGTCTGAATGGGAAGAGTATGGTGACCCCATCTCTCCACTGGGCCATTCTGCAAGTTCAGTTTTCAACAGTTGCACTCCTATGAGCACTAGTGGAAGCTCACTGGATGAACAACCGCATCCTGATACCTTAACTG CATTCAATATGCCGGAACCTTTGAACCAGTTTCAGTCTCCTGATAGCAAGCATGAAATCCCTGCCCGTTGCGACGTGATGCGGCCTGATGCTTTGCTTGCTTCAGATTGGTTTGGACTTGGTTCTGGATCTCTGAAGGATCAATCTGCCATTTCTGATTCCATGGTGTCGCTTCTCGGAGATGATCTTTGCAACGACTACAAACAAAGCATCGGAACTTGTACTTCAGATCAAGGATGGAGGCTTAATTCGTGTGCCTGGAACAACATGCCTTCTGCGTGTCAAATGCCTGAACTTCCGTAG